In Luteimonas viscosa, the genomic window CCGCGACAACGGCGTGGCCTCGCGCAGGCGCGCCTCGAACCCTTCCGCGCCTTCCTTGCGCACGATGCTGTCGGGATCCTCGCCCTCGGGCAGGAACAGGAAGAAGCCCTGGCGCCCGTCGCGCATGCGCGGCAGCACCGATTCCACCGCCTTCCATGCCGCGTTGCGGCCGGCTCGGTCGCCATCGAAACAGAAATACACGTCGGGCGCGTTGCGGAACAGCAGCTCGGCATGGTCGGGCGTGGTCGCGGTGCCGAGCGTGGCCACGGCCACGGTCACGCCGTGTTCGAACAGTGCGACCACGTCCATGTAGCCCTCGACCACCACCAGGCGCTCGATCCTCGGATTCGCCTGCCGTACCTGCCACAGGCCGTACAGTTCGCGGCCCTTGTGGAACAGCGCGGTCTCGGGCGAGTTGAGGTATTTCGGGCCGGCGTCGCGGCCGTCTGCAGGCGCGGCCAGCACGCGCCCGCCGAAAGCGATCACGCGGCCCCGGCGGTCGTGGATCGGGAACATCACCCGGTCGCGGAACTTGTCGTAGACGTGGCCGCGGTCGTTCTTCGAGAACAGGCCGGCACGCTCGAGCAGGTTCATCCGGCGCGCGTCGGTGCCGAGCGCGTCCTTCAGCGCGGAGAAGCCGTCCGGCGCGTAACCGATCGCGAACTGCGCGCGTACCGCCTCGCCGACGCCGCGCTGGTCGAGGTAGGCGCGCGCCCGTTCGCTGGTGGCGAGCTGGCGCTGGAAGAACGTCGCGGCCGCATCGAGCGCCTTGAAGATGTCCAGCGTGTCGGGATTGGCGTTGCGCTGCTGGGTGTCGCGTGGCACTTCCATGCCCGCGCGCCGGGCCAGTTCGTCGACCGCGTCGAGGAACTCGAGCCGGTCGTAGTTCATCAGGAACGAGATCGCGGTGCCGTGCGCGCCGCAGCCGAAGCAGTGGTAGAACTGCTTGGTCGGCGAGACGGTGAACGAGGGCGAGCGCTCGTCGTGGAACGGGCAGCGTGCCGAGTACTCCTTGCCCTGGCGCTTGAGCGGCACCCGTGGCTGGATCACCTCGACGATGTCGGTGCGGGCGAGCAGCTCGTCGATGAAGGCGTCGGGAATGCGGGCCATGCTCAACGCTCCCGCGGGCCGCGCGCCGCCGCACCGCGCGTGCGCGCGGGCATCGCGCCGCCCGGGGCGGCGCCGCGGGGGCGGGCGGTTGCGTCTGGAATCCGGGACACCGCGCCATGATCGCATCCCGACGCCGGGCACGGCGCCGGACCCGGCCTGACGGGCCTGCGGGTCAGCCGGGGTCCGGCCGTTCCGCCGCCCGGGCGGCGGCCCGTGCCTCGCGCGCCCGCCGCGACACCCGCTCGTCGATCAGGGCGGTGATCAGCGCGCCGGTGAAGAACACCATCGCCGCGTAGTACATCCACACCAGCAGGATCACCAGCGTGCCCATCGACCCGTAGGCGCTGCCGGGCGCGGCCCGGGCGATGTACAGCCCGATCGCCCAGCGCCCGAGCACGAACAGCAGCGACGTGATCACCCCGCCCAGCAGCGCCTGGCGCCAGCGCACGCGGCGGTCGGGCAGGTAGTGGTACATCAGGGCGAAGGCCAGCGAGTAGATGCCCAGCGCGGCCAGGTTGCCGAGCACCGGCAGCGTCGGCGAGCCGGCGAACAGCACCTCGAGCGCGGTGGTCAGCGCCGCCGACACGACCAGCAGGAACCCCAGCGCGAACACCACTCCGAACGAGAACACGCGCTTGCGCAGCCAGGCCTTGAATCCGCCCAGGCGCCGGGCATCGGTGAGGAACACCACGTTGAGCGTGTTCTGCAGCCGCGCGAACACCGCGGTGGCGCCGACGAACAGCAGCAACGTGCTCCACAGGCCGGCCAGCGAGCCCACGTCGGGCTGGTCCTCGGCATTGCGCAACACCGTGGCCGCGACCTCCTGCGCGCCGCG contains:
- the dnaG gene encoding DNA primase gives rise to the protein MARIPDAFIDELLARTDIVEVIQPRVPLKRQGKEYSARCPFHDERSPSFTVSPTKQFYHCFGCGAHGTAISFLMNYDRLEFLDAVDELARRAGMEVPRDTQQRNANPDTLDIFKALDAAATFFQRQLATSERARAYLDQRGVGEAVRAQFAIGYAPDGFSALKDALGTDARRMNLLERAGLFSKNDRGHVYDKFRDRVMFPIHDRRGRVIAFGGRVLAAPADGRDAGPKYLNSPETALFHKGRELYGLWQVRQANPRIERLVVVEGYMDVVALFEHGVTVAVATLGTATTPDHAELLFRNAPDVYFCFDGDRAGRNAAWKAVESVLPRMRDGRQGFFLFLPEGEDPDSIVRKEGAEGFEARLREATPLSRFFFDTLSDGIALSTLDGKARLAERAKPLLAQIPDGAFGDLMQQRLTELTGVGARQAAPEPSAPIRRQGSRPLAPPRRSVVRGAIALLLQQPALALELQPPYHFVALRQPGIELLTELIALVHMRPAITIGALLEHFADREEGAALQKLASQSMPGDEAAWRTEFLDAIAQLDRQTLQQRVDELQEKQRGEGLDDADKAELRELLQRR
- a CDS encoding YihY/virulence factor BrkB family protein; this translates as MSAMRLSPTLRARLDRLQRTLPAQLVQRFIEIDLLTHAASLSFFALLSLAPLLVLLLWLTASLYPSAQAELMEQLGVLAGRGAQEVAATVLRNAEDQPDVGSLAGLWSTLLLFVGATAVFARLQNTLNVVFLTDARRLGGFKAWLRKRVFSFGVVFALGFLLVVSAALTTALEVLFAGSPTLPVLGNLAALGIYSLAFALMYHYLPDRRVRWRQALLGGVITSLLFVLGRWAIGLYIARAAPGSAYGSMGTLVILLVWMYYAAMVFFTGALITALIDERVSRRAREARAAARAAERPDPG